The following proteins come from a genomic window of Streptomyces sp. NBC_01716:
- a CDS encoding MSMEG_0569 family flavin-dependent oxidoreductase, which yields MSARRPVGAHYPVAVVGGGQAGLSVSYCLRERGIEHIVVERDRAGHEWRERRWDSFCLVTPNWQCKLPGYPYQGDDPDGFMVRDEIIRYLEEYVAFSRPPLVEGLAVTGLRRGADGVFELATTEGKFTADQVVVATGPYHTPSVPRMAERLPAGVEQIHSSRYRNPEQLPDGAVLVVGTGQSGCQIAEDLHLAGRQVHLAVGSAPRVARFYRGRDCVAWLDEMGYYARGIDEFDDAGAVRMRVNHYVTGRDGGRDIDLRAFARDGMRLYGRLTGIDGVRLDFADDLKVNLDRADAVAEGIKDSIDAHITARRVNAPVEPRYIPVWEPSEQPAALDLKASGITSVIWSTGFTRDHRWVEIPVFDGRGYPMHWRGATSTPGLYFLGLPWQYSWGSGRFEAVGRDAEFLANHIDASRRTADVCGTLTGAPGELASALPIG from the coding sequence GTGAGTGCCCGGCGGCCGGTCGGGGCCCACTACCCGGTGGCGGTCGTCGGCGGCGGTCAGGCCGGCCTGTCGGTCAGCTACTGCCTGCGCGAGCGCGGCATCGAGCACATCGTCGTCGAGCGCGACAGGGCCGGCCACGAGTGGCGCGAGCGCCGCTGGGACTCGTTCTGCCTGGTGACCCCCAACTGGCAGTGCAAACTGCCCGGTTACCCCTACCAGGGGGACGACCCCGACGGCTTCATGGTCCGCGACGAGATCATCCGGTACCTGGAGGAGTACGTCGCCTTCTCCCGGCCCCCGCTGGTGGAAGGCCTCGCCGTCACCGGACTGCGCCGGGGCGCCGATGGCGTCTTCGAACTCGCCACCACCGAAGGGAAGTTCACAGCCGACCAGGTGGTCGTGGCCACCGGGCCGTACCACACCCCGTCCGTCCCCCGGATGGCCGAGCGGCTGCCCGCCGGTGTCGAGCAGATCCACTCCTCCCGGTACCGGAACCCGGAACAGCTCCCCGACGGGGCGGTCCTGGTGGTCGGCACGGGACAGTCCGGCTGTCAGATCGCCGAGGACCTGCACCTGGCCGGCCGGCAGGTCCATCTGGCCGTCGGCAGCGCGCCCCGGGTGGCCCGCTTCTACCGTGGCCGGGACTGCGTCGCCTGGCTGGACGAGATGGGCTACTACGCCCGTGGTATCGACGAGTTCGACGACGCCGGTGCCGTCCGGATGAGGGTCAACCACTACGTGACCGGGCGGGACGGAGGCCGTGACATCGACCTGCGTGCCTTCGCCCGGGACGGGATGCGTCTGTACGGACGGCTGACCGGCATCGACGGTGTGCGGCTGGACTTCGCCGACGACCTGAAGGTCAACCTCGACCGGGCGGACGCGGTGGCCGAGGGCATCAAGGACAGCATCGACGCCCACATCACCGCGCGGAGGGTCAACGCCCCCGTCGAGCCCCGGTACATACCGGTGTGGGAGCCCTCCGAGCAGCCGGCCGCACTGGACCTCAAGGCCTCCGGCATCACCTCCGTCATCTGGTCGACCGGCTTCACCCGCGACCACCGGTGGGTCGAGATACCCGTCTTCGACGGCCGCGGCTACCCCATGCACTGGCGCGGTGCCACCAGCACGCCCGGCCTGTACTTCCTGGGCCTGCCCTGGCAGTACTCGTGGGGCTCCGGTCGCTTCGAGGCGGTGGGCAGGGACGCCGAGTTCCTCGCGAACCACATCGACGCCTCACGCCGAACGGCCGACGTCTGCGGCACCCTCACGGGCGCCCCCGGCGAACTCGCCTCCGCGCTCCCGATCGGCTGA
- a CDS encoding MSMEG_0570 family nitrogen starvation response protein gives MPELYFHVRWPGGETQRCYSPSTVIEDYLATGGVYELDDFVERSRTALRIASDRVREKYGFACTRASGQLALIEETAAAYASLGGAKVTVEALHNADGSTR, from the coding sequence ATGCCTGAGCTGTATTTCCATGTGCGCTGGCCCGGCGGAGAGACCCAGCGCTGCTACTCACCCTCCACAGTAATCGAGGACTACCTTGCCACTGGTGGCGTGTACGAACTCGACGACTTCGTGGAGCGGAGCCGGACGGCGCTGCGTATCGCAAGCGACAGGGTGCGCGAGAAGTACGGGTTCGCGTGCACGAGGGCGTCCGGACAACTGGCGCTCATCGAGGAGACCGCGGCCGCGTACGCCTCCCTCGGCGGGGCCAAGGTGACCGTCGAAGCCCTGCACAACGCCGACGGGAGCACACGGTGA